The nucleotide sequence GCTCGGAAGAAGTGAAGAACAAAGGGATACGCGCTCGAGCAGACGAGTGAAAAGGGTGGAAGGGGGCGGAAAGGTATTATATATACGCCAAAACGAACGAAATTGTTATAAGGAATCGCTGTGGTGGAGGCCTTTCTAACGGTCATTATTCCCGTTAATACGTTATTTTAGCATTAATGCGCGAGCCATTCATTAGATTAATTAGACTGATCGTACTCTGGTCATGTGCAGTCTCGAAGTCTCGTTAAAATTCCTGATTCCGAGGAAATTGCTCTCgtgcctctttctctctcccgagcCCTTTCCAACATAATCTACACTAAGTGTCctctttatttaaatttccCTCAAGAAATGAAATGTGTGCTTGATGAAATTAAATTCTCCGTGCGGTCTGTCATATTTTGAATAAGCGCTTGGTTGTCTGCGAGGCGAACAGAAGTCACAACCAGCGACCGACGACTTTTTTTTCGTGTTCATTGTTGGTGGATAAGGAActttctgaaaataaaaagttacCTCTATACTAGAAATTTTAAGCCAGTTGAAGTATGCAAATTCTTTctcaaaagagaaaaattcaaCGGCAATCGTAACAGTGGTATCTTCAAGGGAATTGAAGGTAATCCCTACGTCTACGTAGATTTAAAACGATGAAGAAAACGTAAGATCCTCGATCGTAAAGTCTTTTCGCCTTCAGTTAAGAATCGTTAAGGACTAGTCGTATACACAGAATATAACGGAGAGCTTTACGCAGAGAAAAGATTCGTCTCGTCTTTTACGGTTGAGTGCGGAAACCTTCCTAGGAAAGACTCTTTTATGATGGGAACCATTATATTAAAAAGTGTTTGAACaagatattttttatagtGTGGGTATCGTTGCTCTATAAAATCTTTGTGTGCCGccttataatttttgttcataaatttatttataaaacccTATTTTAAGACTGAAATAACGTCTTGCTTTAGTACAATTTATAGATCTAAATTTGAATGATACAAAAACATATCATCATTTATCATTGAAATATGTATACCTATGTTCTTGTTTAAAATGCGCATTGAATGATAGAGCCAATAATAATGTACATGGCAAAAGTtatgtaatattaattttaatgcttcAACATTTGTACTTAGCGTGCCAAAAATGTAGAATAAATGGGAAGGAagtttaaaattcatattttatagTTATAAATGCGACGGGTCTGCATCTGCGATTTGAACGCAgatatatttatgaaaacttCATTGTTCGATAAACATAGATACTACATCAAAGACTGTTGTCTTCTTCCATGCCTATGATTACTTTTTATGCATATAATCCCACCTGATTACGCTCATCTAGATGTTCATAAGCGTATAATTGCGGTGATGCGTAATATGCATAGTTTTCATCGTCAATCTTCAATCCACTGCTATACTCAGCATTTATTTGTGTGTATATTTATTCGCGTGAATTAATCATTAGCTCTATATGCATACTAATTTTATTTCTGCCTTAACAAATgcattaatattcaaaaaccAATTATACCATTATTCCCGACGAATCCACAAAAGTATAGAATCATCCTGACAACTCGAGTACAACAGCTCATCACGACGTTTAGTAGCACGAAAGTAAAGCGACCCAGATGAAGAACAAAGAATCCAGAAAAGAATCCACCGTTAGCTGAAAGAAAAGGCCTAAATCACCGCGTTCACGTACGAGCACgcctgaaaaaaagaagcgcaaGCCTCTTTTCATACATACGAGCGCGCACGCGCATATCGCGTCACGCAGCCAAGATCATAACTCCGTTTACATAATTACCGGTGAGCTCTTTTGTATACAGTCGTTGCCTCGAAGGAGCGCAGCGAAGACAAGCTCTACTTAGGCCAGGCGTCGCTTGAAAATGCTGCGACGACACGCGTGACACTTCCGCTCCTGCCCTCAGTTGACTCGAGGTGTTCGCGTGCCAGCAGTGTTGTTTCCTCCGCTGACTTTCCTTCGCTACCGCTTGTCTTTTACCGCACGCCGCGGCGCAATATATAGCGAGCACGACAACGTCGCACCTTTAGTCTTATCCGCGCAcgggctttattattttcttcatacTCGCTTGCTTTTCTTTAATCAGGCTTGATTACGCGAATTACCTGACTGAGCCGAGCAGCGCGTAAAAATTGCCAATGTTtgtataaactttatataaaGTTCATGTTTAGCCAAACCTTATCTAAATGTAGCCAATGGGCCATTATTGCCTATGCCAAACTTGCAATTTTACATTACATGAATGTTTAGATAAACTTCAGCTTTAGTTTGTAAGAACTTCGCCTACAGCTTTTCGAAAAACTTGCACTaatgtttattaaatttattatcacTTTATGTAAACTTAAGGCAAAGTTCAGCTAAAGTTtgtctggttttttaaagttagCGGAATGCTCATGCAACGGTAAGTAATCGAtgtatttgtttaaatttaaaaataatgctgCAAAAGTGTAGAggtattaaacattttattaataatattcacTGAGTAaagcagtattattattattctacctcattaaaattagtttgatCTACTATGTAGTATTGATCATCGACTATAAAATAGTAACAAACATTAATTATGCTTGTTATGTTAATAGCAATAAATTCATGGTCCATCGTGTTACacttataaatattaagtACTGGAGATTGTGTAATGGAATTTCCAAAAGCATTTTCTACTGCACATTTCGTGACAATTGCGTACACTGAACAATTTTGATTGCATTCATTGCATGGGGTTTCGCAGTTACAGTCGCACACTGTAATGAATTGTTGAACAACGCCAAAactatttacattattattactgTACTTAATGCATGaagaatttgatttttttgtgtacGCGTATGCTGCATTTTCATAATACATTCCATTTCTCAAGAGGTGTTTGAAAAAATGACATTTAGGATTAAGAACATTATAGTGAATTCTCATGGCATTCATAACAAATTCTGGAATCTCGGTATGTTTGATATAACAACCTATGGCAAAAAGATTATCTCGCAAAAACTTGGCCTTGTATCTATGAGTACCTGAATGAtccatttttttacaaattttataagcgTCAGTTTCTGGTCGTAAAAATTGTTCTTTCAATTCGGATAGCGATAAGAATGTTGATAACGATGAATAAATTTGTAACTCTGGGTAGCGAGAGCCGTGTATATATGATTTAAGTACGCCGTTTAAGTTTTCAAACGGAAAACAACTCATGGTCCAAAGTGGACCGAATTTTCTTACATCATCAGATAAATGAAGCAGCAAATGCAAATtacaggtcaaattttttcgGCCGTACAAAATGTCGAACCTCAAAACATATTCATTGAGTAATCGTTTCGCCTCAATTAACATTGCATTTGAAATACTCGAAGAACATAAAAGTGTAATTCCATGTACTAGTAATATGTGGTGTTCGAAATAACGATTTgacattatattttttaaactgcTAAGCTGTacactaataaaaatattttcaattcagAAGCTTTCCAATCAGCGTGGTCTGATAGTTTACGTGGTATTCTAGGGAGAAATGAAGGCAGAGCtagacttttaatttttttatcaattacgTCGATAAAAGCATAAAGAGAAAAAGGCTGCGTACGGTTTTCACTTTCAAACCATAAGAAAGGTAACTTTTTTGTCATACCTTGAAACACGCAATGCATAATGTCGATCGCTGTCGATTCTACgtaattatacattattttatttaaagaagAAGGTCCTTTTACACCGGATATATGACGATTTGCTATTTGAGCAGTTTCAGCTAATAATTCAGTTTCATTTGTAGTTCGCAAGTCTAAATTTTCGGTATACGGAAAAGTTTGaacattttcaaaacgttgagtttcaattttacaaTGGGAACAACCAAATTTGCCAttaaattgttgaaaatttaaaaatattgcttttgCACACAAATCGCACGTTCCTGCTATAATTTGTGCTCGAACGCGTATATTTGTTAAGTTCTCCAAAGTAACGTCTACGcctctgaacaattttttcaaatttcctCGGAAAGCATCTAAAAACATGTTTACCGGCGGTTTATCTCGACCAAACCATAGCCCTGCTATAATCATATTTTCTTTCCTGATTCTTAATTTATAAGGTAGCTCATTAATCATGAGATATAATGGCCAAATGCTTATTTTTGAAGACCTAAATAACGGCACTCCATCAGAGTTCGAGACGAACGTAATATTATTACGGTTAGTTAAAAACTCTTCTGGTAGGGAATTATATACGGAACCGTCATATATGTCTTCAAAATTAGCCTCATTTTCTTTTTGACGAGCACTGCGATCAATTAAACTTTCGTAAAATCTCGATCTTCTGTAAAGCGAGGTGATTTGAGATAGTATCGATActtcaataaaatatgtaatattGTCGCGACTGTTACATCTATTACAAAATTGTACATTCAATTTAGAAAAACATTCAGAGCAGTAATAATGCTTCTTAAGTGGCGCATTAATAtcactaaaaaaatttttcaacttaTACAATGTTTTAACGCAGTTATTTGGCTGAATGCAATGCAATGATATGAGCGATAATATACTCGATAGAAGTACACCGGTTACTCAAGTACAACGCAAAACAACAGTAAAAATTGACAGAATACCTTCTGCGACCGATAGCGGAGCACCTGGATATACCGGTTGATCAGCGGCATCCACAAATACGTTATCTTCGCCGAGATCTTCGCTTTCTATGCTTGATTCGTCTTCTTCCGAGGTATCTTCCGGCTCCTCTTCTGATGAACTTGCGTCGTCGTTAACCGCATCATCAGATGAAGTGTCCTGATGAAGATTGTGTTTAGCTCCGACCGCGTATTCATCTATATACACGCATTATTGTCAACATCGAAATGATTCCTTTTATACTGAACCAAgcaagaaattataatttctatgTATCACGGACAAATTTTCGTGTGGGTGGCAGGGCCAAAAGTGAGAGCAGAGAATTACGCGAGTTTTTCTCGGCGCTACCCTCTCTTTTTGAAAGCGCTGCGCTCCCGTGCGAGAGCTCCGCAGTCCGTCCGGCGAAGGAGCACGTTCAAGGTTATGGCATTTCCTCCGCGGACTGCGCGGGGCTCTCGCGTGGTAGCGCAGCTCCCGAAAAGCCATTTTACGCCGTTTACAAAAAGTAGCACGCATTTTCATTAAAGGTAATGTTTGATAAACGTGTTGGAAAATTCATAATTATAACCttgtactatttttattttgtaaatacctTGGTTATAGTTATCACCGTCGAGGTTATCATCGGAATAAAGCTGCGCCTCAACGTCTGTAAAATTATGACAAACGAAATCCCGAAATACATTACTAGCTACAAAGATTAAATGCGATGAAAACAATTACTTCCTCGATCCGAAATCGTGCTGTTGACGCACGAGGTATGAGAATAAGAATTTCGGTCGCTGCTTGACTTGCTGCCCGAGGAACATGAATCGATGTGACTGCTATCACTGCTTTCATTTTCAGAATCGCTGATGCTTTCTTCGCTAGAGCTGGCGGCACATGCAGCAAAAAACGATAATTACTCGATCGAGAGTAATTATCGTCAACTTCGTCGATTTTTCGCTTCGGCATTTCAATAGTTTGTTTACATACAAATACGCAGACTGTTACGCGAATGACGTTCGTTACTATAGCCTATATTgcatttcaattatttattgttgcTAATATCACGACACATCGCGACAGCTTGATTCACGTTAATTGAAAAGCGTCTTTCTTAGACAAGACGAGCAAAATGTTTGTGCTTATTTTGTGGGAGGATAGTAAAGAGAAGGACGTTGTAAGCCCAGAACACGTGAAAAAGAGGAAGGGTAAAATTGTAGCGAAATGGGGAAGCGGCTGGTTTCCAgcgaaaatcgtgaaaaaaagCGGTAAGTTTTATGGCGTAAAATAACCTAACCAGAATCATAACGCATTACATTGCGAATCTACACAATGTTTGCTTGACTTAAGTTGCATTACTTtctatttgaatttattttcatttctcaGAAGACAAAAATTGGCTGGAATCTTTGGAGGTTACCACCAGAAGGTGAAATCGTAACTCCTGAAAAAAGAATGTCAATTTCAAGCGACTTGATGGCAGAACGACGGAATCATCGTCTAATTATCAAAGAGAGGGAATCGCAGAGACAAGAAGTGATGGCGGATTACAATAAAGAACTCATGAAAAAAAGCTCTATATTCAATGATGAT is from Nasonia vitripennis strain AsymCx chromosome 1, Nvit_psr_1.1, whole genome shotgun sequence and encodes:
- the LOC100680334 gene encoding uncharacterized protein LOC100680334, with product MPKRKIDEVDDNYSRSSNYRFLLHVPPALAKKASAILKMKAVIAVTSIHVPRAASQAATEILILIPRASTARFRIEETLRRSFIPMITSTVITITKMNTRSELNTIFIRTLHLMMRLTTTQVHQKRSRKIPRKKTNQA